The sequence TGGTGCTGCTCTTTGACAGCCCGGTGAGAAAGGAACAACCACCAGAGGTATCTAGGAAGGAAAGTAAGCTAGAAAATGGAAGAAGTGATGGCAACATCCTTGCACACTGTGTGCTGAGAACCTGTATGTGTCCCAGCAAGGAGTGAGTGTGAGAGAGTCCTTCCCACCAGACGTCCCCCTCTTTCCTTGTGAAAGACCCCACATTTGCCTTCGGGAGCAACCCATCACGTCCGAGGAAGCTCAGCTTGGTTGTTTTGCTGAGAACCCACAGAAATGAAGGCGTTGTGAGGATCCCAGCTCTAGGGTGCAAGAGACCTAAGCAGGTTCAAGCTGGTATACGCTGCCCAGCAGTGCAGTATTCTCTCCGGACCTAATGTCCTCCATTCTCAGGACACTCCTGACCTCCTGCAACATCTTGACCCCGGGGTCCTGCGCCAGCTTGTTGCTGTGCACTGGGGTCCCCATCAGACCCCGTGACAGGGACCAGGGATATGTTGGGAACGTGGGGGCCACCATGCCCTGCAAGAACACGGGTGATggcagggggaaaaaggggagcCCAGCCACATCCCTCCCTGCACCCAGCAACCCCAACCTGCTGGGGGTTTCGTTCTCCATCCTTGATCTCCGGCCAAGCAGCCGGTGCTGCTGGAAAGTGGGGAACGCcgaggtggggtggggggctgccCGCGTCCCCTCCCCAGCGGCCTGACCGTGTCCTGGCTCTGAGAAACGCTTGGCTCCACCTTCCGCCCTTCCCTCCCCCGGTGCTAAGCAGCAAAGCCAGCGAGAGGCATCCAGCCGGGGTATTAGAAAAAACCAAGCCTCCCTCCAGGAATGGCACTCGCCTGAGCGCCTCCCCGGCAGCGCACCCCGAAGCCGGCGGGAGAGCAGGGGGGCGACCGGGATACTGCAGCCCTCGCAGGATTTGCCGGCCGCACCAGCCAGCAACGTAAGTTTTCCTACCTGAGCTCCCtggcatgcacacacacattcactcctttttttttttttttttctttccctacttTCTGCCACTTTTTCAATTTCCCCAGCAAAGCACCGTGCCACCCTCTGCAAGCGGAGCGACAGCAGCCTTTGCTCCCCATTAACTTTCTCAGCTAAACCAGAGGCATGCTTTtctaaaacttcttttttttttttctttttcctttccttctttttatttctggcttGGGGGGGATGGATAAGGAGGCCTTTATTTTCAGAGCATTTCTTTCTCAAAGAGGGCAGCGGCTGTGCCGTGGCAGGGACTTTTAGAGGTGACTGCAGACAGCGAGAGAGGAGGGGTGCGCGGAGCGGGCAGCTCAGATCTGTGGCTTCTCTCAAAGTTTAACTTCATGTGTGCTTGCATCTGAATATCTATGTGTATGTGATATACATATATCCCCAAGGACGTGCGTGGGGATGCGACGTAGATATATTTTAAGTCTGCTTTGTGAGCAGTGGCCAGGGGATGGGGTGTCCCCGCAGAGGCACTTTTCACTGCCTGCCGGTGCCTTGTGTCCCTGGAGGTGGCCAGGAGATATGAGACATGCCCCTTTGGTTTGTCAACATGGTGCTGGTGCCCCTGTCTTCCTAGGCACTGTGCTGGCAATACAAGGCACgtcttcagaagaaaagggCACCTCCTGACACAAGTTTTGTGGCTGTCCCTCCAGTCCTGCTTCCTGTGGGGAGCTGTGGCCGGGCAGGAGGCTCCATGCCTCCCTCCTCTGGGGTCCCCACACCCCCTTGTCCCACTGGTCCTTGGCATAGCTGGGCAGCTGCCGTAGGCCCCTCTGCAGACACCAGCTTGGGATGACTGCAAAGATAGGAGCTCCCGATTAATTGGGGCCCCGGCCCATCCCCACCCTCCTCGATCACGGGTTTTGTGGTGTGCATGGCAATTGCTTTGCTTGTGTTTCTATCAAGCGGCCCCTGTCTCGTGGTCAGCTCTTCGGAGAGCGCGGAGTCCCTGTTGGATTTGGTGGTcgcttttccttttctctctttcccctcgttttttttttttttcctttctttcctttgtttttgtcttcctccctcccctccccagtgAGAAGAAGGACACCGAGAAGGAAGAGACCATGGCCGACGACCAAGACCTTTCAGAGGTGGAGATGAGCCCGGTGGGCTCCGAAGACCACCACTGCCTCTCGCCGGGACCCTCCATGGCATCGGACAACTCTCCTCACCTCGCCGGCTCCGGGAACGGAGAGATGGGCAAGGTCAAGAAGGAACAGCAAGACTCGGAGGCGGACGACGACAAGTTCCCCGTGTGCATCCGCGAGGCGGTCAGCCAGGTGCTGAGCGGCTATGACTGGACCCTGGTACCCATGCCCGTTCGGGTCAATGGAAGTAACAAGAGCAAACCCCACGTCAAGCGGCCCATGAACGCCTTCATGGTATGggcacaggctgcccggagGAAATTGGCTGACCAGTACCCGCACCTCCACAACGCCGAGCTCAGTAAGACCTTGGGGAAGCTCTGGAGGTAAGAGCGGGTGCGCGAGGGCTGAGGCCCGGAGGTGTCCTAGAGAGGAATATGTAGTCAGGAGGAAgtttggggatggggtgggatggaggGGGTGTCCCCTGAGAAGGTTTTTTCCCCACGGGGAGCCTCCTCCCTGGGGGGTGGGAGAACGGGGCAAGAGTGGCTGTTATGTACCCTGTATATGTAGGGAAGGATTCCTCAGCAGAGCTCACCTCCACCCAGATGGAGCCCATGCCTCCGTTTTCCACCTGTTTCCCTCTAACTTTCCCTCTTGTTCCTGACCAGGACATTCATCCTGGTCCTACTTGACTGTCAGGGGAGACCTTGCCTCCTTGGCTCACCCTCTGTTAGGCAAAGTTGTGCATGAACAGAAGCTGGGCTGAGCCCCGTCAGACTTAACTTGCTTGTGGCTGCCCTGAGCCTGTTTGATCTCGGGTCCCCACACCAGGAGGGGTTATCCTCTGTGCAGTGCCACAGAGCAAGTGGGAAACGAAGACATGGCTGAGGAGGAaggttgagggaagggagccAAGGGTTGAGCCACCCACCCATCCTTCCCGGGTCGGTCCTGGTTTCGGCAGGCCATGCAGGTGCAGCGAGGCCCGTGGTGGGGAGTGGTGGGCAAGGAGAGACCCTGCTATAAAGGGGTCCCACGCGTGCAaggctggccatgctgcttcaCTCCCGTCGGGCCATTTCTGCCAATAACCCCGCTGACATACCACAAACACTTTCTGCTGCAAGCCCCCCGCACCGTCACCCCTTTGCCTTGCACCGACCAACACTTATCATGGCCATCGGCCTCCTGTGAAGAGGCCCTTTCATTCCCTCTCCCATCCTGACAGCATTGCGTGGGAGGAAGCCCTCTGCCTCAGATGGGCCACGAGACATTTTTCCAAGCAGAATTGAAACACACCCTGTCCAACAGGTCTCCTCCTGACTCCAAAACTCCTTGCTCACAAGGGAGAACTGAGCCCTTGAGCATTGGTTTCTCCCTCTGCTGTGTCCCCCCATTTACACTGACCTGCCAGTGTCTGCTGTAACTCAAGCAAATGGATTTCTTTGGGAAGCTGAAGGCAGAGGTCTCCTCTGATGCTCTTTCCCTGCCTCCCGCTTTGTTCCCCGCTGCCTTCATTTTCCTCTGCCCAGCCTGCTGCTCGATCCTCAGGCTCTGCTGCCAGACTCTGGACCGCAGGCAAAACTACAGTGCGCAGCTCTCAGCCCCCTGCCTGCTCTTTCACCTCCACCCTGGTAGCCCACTGGTTTGCTCCGTTCCCCCTCCAGCTTTTGTTGTCTCGACACAGCCGTCTCTACCTACTATCACTGTGGTGTCCTCTTCCATTTGTGCCAGTATGAACCAATCTCCTTACACTTTGCCCCCATTGGTCTGGTTCCCAGCTCCCTCTGGCTCCCCTCGCTCACATCTCTGCATCTGAATCCACTTTTTTTGCTCCCAGAGTGTTGTTTCAAGGTATCATTCCCTTGTTGTGAAATACTGCCAGATTTTAGAGCAGCGGCCTCCCTTCGGACACTgcatttcctttgaaaacagagcagagtGGTAAATCcctccacagctgctgcagaaagagTGCACGGAGACGCAGCCCCCGGCCCGTGGTGACATTTGTGCACCTGAGCAGgagccagcacagctcctgccgcCGGCAAACCAGCGTGAGAGCGGCCGGGTGCAGCAGGGGACGTGGCCGTCAGGTGAAGGCTGAGGTCCTGCCGAGGGCCCCGGCTGTTTCGTAGGGCATTGTGCAGCCAGAGAGCGCGTGCGTCACGCGGAGGAGCTTGCAGGATCAGTCCTGGGGTCGTGGCTGCTGGGTGCCGATGGTTTTGCTGGGACACGGATCCTTCCTGAGTCTTTGCTGCTAGGGCAGACAGCGGCTCTCGGAGCTGTGCCAGCCCGTACGGGACTAGTACCGCCAGGGTTATGGGTGCAGCAGCACGGTCAGCATCTGAGCTGGCTAGGACGATGTGTATGTGtctttctgtggggctgggggcaaaCGATAGGTCACAAAAGTCCAAGGGAGGTGGCCTGAAGGTTTCCAGGATTGCAGCCCTGAGCCAAGCCTTTCAGGCACGGTGCAGTTGGGTTTTCCCCCATTTAGGTTCCTGCTGCCCCCAAGGTATTGCATCTATGTGCCAGTCTAACTGCGGGCAGCCCGGCTGAGCGCTGGATTAATCTCAGTCATTTCACAAAAGCATTTGACAGGTCTCCTGCAAAGGAACCTGGATGCTTACAGATCACCTACAAAGTGACCGCCCAAACCCAATGGCCTAAGTCCCTAGTTGCTTTGGAAAACATGAGTGGCAGAGTGTATTTCCACGTAGGTGGCTGTGAGCTTGTGCAGGTGCGGGCTGCGTTAGCAGTGCAGGGAGCGAGAGCTGGTGAGCACGGAGGCTGCCTGCAGACCTTTAAGACAAATATATGCCCAGCGAACAGTGATGGGTAGGGACAGCAGAGCctggaaaaatctttctgaaggCTAGTCCAAGTAGTTTTTTCTACTAGAAAATCTTAGTGCTGTGTTTGCTCACGGGGCTCGTGATCTCCAGCTGCACACTGCGGAAAGCACTGGGGAGCTGCAAAGTGAGGATGGTGCCATCCTGCAGGAGACATGGGGGAAAATGGGCCAGAGGGAGCCGGGGAGATCCCGCTGCCACAGGGCATCCCTGCTGCGTTGTCAGATATCCCCCAGGGAGGCCGCAGGGGGAAGGAATGAGAGGAAGGGGATTCAGCTCCCAACCTCTCTCCTCACCCTCTCCCAGCTCAGACTTGACTTAGGAGCAGATGTGGGAGAAGGAAGCGGCCAAGGGGGGGGTGTACAAGGGGTGTGGGGGCCGTCTCCAGCCGCCCACGGAGCAAGGAGCAAGGAGCAcgcagccccggcagcccgcAACGCTGGGCAAGGAGGAAGATGGAGGGTGTGCTGGTGGAGATAGCTGGTGGCCCCTCTGGCTCGGTGCCACCGCCGCATCCTCCACGGGCCCCAGCCCGTGGTGGGAAGGGCCGCAGGACCCCAGGACTGGGGGGGACTTGTGGCCCCTGGTTTGTGTCCACTTGGGATGAGAAGGATGCAGATGAAGAAGCGAATTCGCTAAAATGGAGggcgaggggaaggggaggagaagaagggaggGTTTCCATGCTTGACGAAAGCTCGCCTtggctgctttccttccctggGGTGGGATGAGGAACAGCTCTCAAATGGAGGCCGGCTGCTGAAAATGTCGGCGTGACTCTAAGCCAACACGCCAGCCAGCACTGTCTAAAGGGCCGAAAACAAGCGGGGCATGAGAAGAAGGGGACGGCGGGGCTGTTGAGAGGGACGAGGAGACCTGATGAAGGGACCTTTGTATGGGGGTGGCAGCTCCCTCGTTTTCTGCACCCCACCTTACCAAGGCAAAGTGCCCGGGACAGGGTGATGCCCACGAAATCCGGGGCTGTGGACGCGTAGGACAAGCCATCCCTGGCTGTGCCGCAGGAGATGCCGACCCCATCCCCACCACACCGACTCATCGGTGGCATTTGGTGCCAGGGTGGGTGGAGAGGGCTGTGTTAAGCCCCACAAGGGCTTTGCTCCGTGATCCATAAGTTCTCTGCCCGTGCGAGATTCCTGTGCATTATCGACAGGGGAGCgcggggggcggagggggaggGCAGGAAGCGAGTGAAatccaaatcccccaaatctccTGGCCTTTGCCTGCTCGCACCAGTTTCACTTTGCTAAAGCCGATTTGAGCTCTGATCCCAgcgggagggaggagggagcagggaggctggggaagaagaCAAAGGCGCGGGGAGTGGACATCCCGCTGGcctgctggtggcactgctCGCGGGCGGCTGtcgaggggagaggagaggcggTGAGGGGACCAGGCACAGATCAGAGGGCAGGGATTTGACTCCTGCATAGACACGGGTGACTCTGGTTCAGGCCAGATGTGGAAGGCTGGGCTTCGGCCTTCACTGCTGGCCTCCTCGGGAAGCTCTGCTCTGAGTTCACTGATACATCCAGCAGATCAAAGCTGGCTGTCCGGCACCCAGCCTCTTACAGAAGCACCTCTTGGAGCAAAAGGAGACGTTTCATTCCCAACCACAGCATCTTAATAACTCTGGCACCATCTGGGTTGGCAGTGTAGAGAAGCCTAAACCCAGCTTCCTTGTAGCGAAGGGTTGTAAGGCTGCAGAGTTTGCCTCCGTTTCTTCATCTCTGATGGAGAAGGGGTGTCCTCAAGGATGGTGTGAGGTTGCCTCCCAGTCCTTGATGCCTCCAGAGGCCAGGATGGCTGGACGGGCTGTCCCTTCAGACCTCTTGGgcagcctggagcagggctggctgagGGATTAGAGCCCTCCAGGACGTGTGAGCATGGTGTACACGGGCaggaggaagacagaaaagccGGTGCTGGATTCATGGTGGGTCAGTTGCTTTAATCTGCAGGATTAAGGCAGCGGAGGAATGCGGCGTGTGGCTGCGACCTTCTCAGGCTGCCTAGAGTGAACCCAGCTCAGCAGCGTAACGTGCTCCAGGCCACGCCACACACCTTCTGGCTGATGGTCAGGGCGATGCAGAGAGAGTGGTGAGAAAGGGCATGCTTAAAAACCGGCCAGTTACTTGCTGGTGACCCCTTGGTCCTTCCCTGCAGTTTTATCTTTGTGATCTTTGAGACGTCCCTCCGctctgtcttctgtttttcagacttttcttcttccacagtGCCTACAGCGTGACAGAATCGCTCGCCTTTTAGCGCTGAGGGCTTTGGGGTGCTTGAGGTACAAGTCACAGGAAAAGACTGGCCCCTTCTGAGAGCACTGGTTTCTGCTTGGAAGCAGGTTGACTCTAAGTCACAAGGAcatttgagggggaaaaaaacccacaaaattaAACTGAAGAGCTTCCAACTGAAGCTGCTTAAGCCTTGAGCAACCAGATCGTTCTCATCTTCAAGCTTTCTGAGGTGTCCTGCCTGTACATTTCATGATTTTCTTGGAGATCCTATCTTAACCAGAGCAGCTCATGATCTGGCAGGAATACAGAGAAGGAGCTTACATTTCTACAGCCTTTCATCTAGAGACCAAAGCTTATCGATTTGTACATGGTCAAGCAATGTAGAAGCTAATTTTTTTACAACTGCAAGGCCACGTTCAAGAAGGGCTGGGCATTTGTGTTTCAGCCTTTTGCATTGTCCCTGTCTACAGCGAGCAGGAgctccaggaggagcaggaTACACCACCTTCCCCCTTCtaaatttttttaattccattctAGGATACTGCAAGAGGCTTAAAGGCCCAGTGAGCTTCAGGCAGTAGCTTGGGTGGAGCCAACGCCAATTACTACCATTTATGTTCAAACTCAGAGCAGAGCCCACAAGAAGGCTTAAATTGGAATAAAAACAGtctggggaggagcaggagatggGGAAGGCAGCGGTATGGGTAGTAAGGGTGTGCCACACTGCCATTGTTTGAGGCCTGCTCCCAGCTTCCCTTACTTTGCCCTAAATCTTTGAAAGCAGCTTGTCCAGCCTTATTTTCCATGGCTGTGAAAGGCTGGGTTTTCCTTTGGGGGTGAAACTAAAATGCAAGTGAGGCTGTTGAAGTTCCTGAGAAGTATaatgcagctggggaagggacaCCCAGCACTGGCGCTGACCATGACAATGAGTTATTAAAGCTGACTATTAACGATGAGGAGGAAAACATTGCTGTCTCCATTAAAtcatccccagctctccctgttGTTCTGGGAAATACCCTAAAACAGGGCAACACCCTGATGCCTGGATTTATATGTTGTGTCCTATAATTGTGCGcattgggatttattttttttctcacacacctgcccctctccttcccctcttctttaCCACCTTGGCCCCTGCAGGCTGCTGAACGAAAGTGACAAGCGCCCCTTTATCGAAGAGGCGGAGCGGCTGAGGatgcagcacaagaaagacCACCCCGACTACAAGTACCAGCCCCGCCGGCGGAAAAATGGCAAGGCCACGCAGGGCGAGGGCGAAGGCCAGGTGGAGGCGGAGGCTGGCGGGGCTGCCGCTATCCAGGCCCACTACAAGAACGCCCACCTGGACCACAGGCATCCCGGGGAAGGGTCGCCCATGTCCGACGGGCACCCAGAACACTCCTCAGGTGAGTCCCAGGTCTCTGTGAACCCGCTGGCAGGTTACGGCCGACGGGGAGGCTCAGGAAAACAAGCCATCGCTGTAAAAGCCTTAGTGGTGTGGCTCACACCTCACTCACGACCCAGCAGACTGCTGGAGTCATTGGTACAGGGGCATGCCTGAGTTTCACGGCACTTACATTTCTCTTCTCCGGTGGGGTATCCTTTTACCTTTCCTTGGTTTTGGTAAGACGATATAAAAAGGTTTGGTTTTGGCTGGccatttccctctccctccactGAAGTCTTCGTGCAGTTGCTGGCATACTGGGAGGAGCGGAGCTGGCCTGTGGAGCTGCCCAGGTATAAAGCAGTAACTcaccttcttctctctctttcctcctcaaaatgtttttcaccttGCAGGTCAGAGCCATGGCCCCCCCACGCCTCCCACCACCCCTAAGAccgagctgcaggcaggcaaaGCCGACTCCAAACGGGAAGGGCGCTccctgggggaagggggaaagccCCACATCGACTTCGGCAACGTGGACATCGGGGAGATCAGCCACGAGGTGATGTCCAACATGGAGACCTTTGACGTCAACGAGTTTGACCAGTACCTGCCGCCCAACGGACACGCTGGCCACCCAGGCCATGTCGGGGGCTACGCGGCAGCCGCGGCGGCTGGCTACGGCCTCGGGAGCGCCCTGGCTGCGGCCAGCGGACACTCGGCCTGGATCTCCAAGCAGCACGGGGTCTCCTTGTCCGCCGCCACGTCACCGGTGGTGGACTCCAAGGCCCAGGTGAAAACGGAGGGGTCCGCCCCCGGAGGTCATTACACCGACCAGCCCTCCACCTCCCAGATAGCTTACACGTCCCTGAGTCTGCCCCACTACGGTTCGGCCTTCCCCTCCATCTCCAGGCCCCAGTTTGACTACCCTGACCACCAGCCCTCAGGACCCTACTACAGCCACTCCAGCCAAGCCTCTGGCCTCTACTCTGCCTTCTCCTACATGGGACCTTCCCAACGTCCCCTTTACACCGCCATCTCTGACCCCGCACCCTCTGTGCCACAGTCCCATAGCCCCACACACTGGGAACAGCCTGTCTATACGACTCTCTCCAGACCGTAGGGAATGGGGAACAGTGACCGAAGCAGCGACGGAAAGGCTCCGAAGAATCAGCACAGGCAGAAGAGCCTCCGAACTCCGAGGTCACTCAGTGCCACCATCCAGCCACCAAAACCCACTGAGTATCTGGAAGTGCCTTTCTTGACCCCGGCTATCGCTGGCTCACCCGCCTCGAGGAAGGTTTTTCGTCCTTTTGCCCTTTACCGACTTCACGCAGGCCATGCCACTGGCTTGCAACACCTTATTGGCCTTCTAGATGAGGAGGATTCAAGACATGGAGTGACTGGTCCGTGGCGGGCTTCGTTGTGTGCACCCTGGACTTAAGAGAAGAGAGActgccctttccttcccctccccagacTCCTCCAGTGAGTTAGCAAGTGTTTCCAAAAGACCACAACGGCCGACTCTTTGTCACCTGCTGTGGGTGAAGGGTGGCTGCTCAGCCGTGGTGAACATGTTGTgggaggaggagcggggaggACGGCACGGCCGGCTTCCTTGCGATCAGTGCTGTGCAGCAGTCCTGCCCAAGATTCACACATGCATGAATCTCGATCCCCGTTTGAAGACCAACTTATGCTTGCTTCCCCGCTGATTTCCACGACTGCGCCCTAGCTTTTCTCCTCGCCTCTTCTCTCCGTCCTGCCTCTGTTTAATCCCACACTCCTTcctgcatggattttttttgtaaggctTGACTGAACAATGCGTAGGACTCAGGAACTGCATTGTCACTCTTAGCCTTTCTCATATCATAGcctgtgtgtgcacgtgtgttcGTGTATGGAGGTGCAGGAGAGGTGGGGCAGGACCTGTGGATCATTAAGGTGCTGTGAGTGAATCCTCCTTTCTTACAATTACTTTATATCGTTCACTTGTGTCTGGTATTTCTGGCATCTCAGTCCTTTCTAATCTCTTCGGTATCCCGAACAACCTCTGAGCAAACCTAGTCCTTGctcttccagtgcctgaccatgCCTCCCTGAAAGTGGAGGCACCAAGAAAGGCTACTGTGCACTTGCCAACACCCAGAGGCAATTGCAATGCTCACTTTGAACCCCTGCTCCAAACTCAGGCTGATGTGGCGTGCATCCCTGCTCATTTGTTCATCACATATTGCCATCCGTCAACACCGCCCTCCTACCTTCGCTGAGGATGGAAAGATGCTCCTGTGGCTTTAAGCAAGGTAGATACGCACCCGGTCTTGGATGAGTGTGAAGAAAACAAGCCTGGTTAGGTGCAGAAGAACTCATTTTTGCCTCTGGGATTCGAACTGGAAGCAAGCAACTCTTGCAGTCAGAtcaaccctcttttttttcagcccaACGCCTGAGAACAGTCTGCTGACTTCTCCTTTGACACCTCCAGGACTGGGGTGGTTTGCCATGCCAGGGAGTGAATTGGCACAGAAgttgctgcaggaaaaaaaatgactcctGGCAATTGATCGCAGAGACATGTTGTGGGACCTTCCAATGGATAATACAGTCTAGAAAGATAAAATACTTTGACCAAACATGGACTGTGATCCGTGCCGCTGTTTCCCTCTGCTGTTATGACTGTCAGATGCCCTTCCTGCCTCCCTTAGCTATGGATGACTCCTCCTCGTGGTGTCTGAAAAGATCATGTAGAATGTTTGCTCCCTGTACGCATGTAACCTGTTCAAGCCCTGTCCCCTTATTTATGCAAGTAGCAccttcctcccccagctccctttcCCCAGTCTCTATGCTGTCCTAGCACCATTAACTCTGCATTAAACATATGGAATAATAAActtaaaagtttcattttcatgtctctggatttttttttgacctCTTTCAtgaaagtctcttttttttcccccccagtaAGTCTGTCATGTGTCACTACAACACCGCACGGATCCCGTGCACAGCTTTCCTCTGCCTGTCACTGAGAGGACACAGGCAGAACTCCAGCTGGCTTACTGCGCTCCTTCATGGAGACGAAACTCTTCTGCTCATAACCCAGCTCCAACCATTTCCTGAGTGAGGGATGTAGTAACACTGAATCCTGCTCCTCAGTTAAAATTCGTCACATGCCATTAAGAAGAGCACTGTTTGTGTGTGTTCCACCCAAGAATTTCTTAGCATCATTAATTCCCTCCAGAATAGGAGCGTGGGGTTTCTCTCTCAGTTCCATATCTCCAGGTGGCCATTATGTACCTTCATAAAAAACTTATATAAACTTGTATATTTTGGAAGCACTTTGGACCAACCATTAGTTTCTCTGTAGAAACTCAATGCACCCAGCCTCTTGCCTTCCACTAGCAAgaatttaaacacacacacacacacagtgtaTTCAAGAATAGAAGTACGTACCTTAGCTGTTGAAGAGGACATCCTGGGTGTAGTCAGGTCCTAGGAGACTATCTGAAgatgtttggaaagaaaatgtacagcaggTATTGGTCTGCTTAAGAACTTCTTTCAAGGCCAATGGGAGCAAGGCAGGATTCCAATTAAAACAGAGACTCCACGACAACTAAAAATGGATTCCAAAGGCTTCAGAGCAAAGACACGTGATCTATCCTGTGATTTTGTGTTCACTAGACACTTAATGGGTGAGTAAAATAAGCAGGAGGTCCAGGAACTGCAGAGCAcattcaaagctttttaaaactcGTGGCACTATTTGGATGAAGTCCTATATAGGGCCAAGAGCATCAGCAGCAGAACAACGTAATGACATTTAATGACGGTGATGTCAAGGTGAACAGCTCTGtgcaaaataaatctgtgacCACTCAGTGAATTGGAGGAGAAATCTCTACCCCAAACTACAGGCTGTGGGGAGAGTCCAGAAGGGAACTAGTGCACTGCCGAGCAGGTCAGGAGCATGTAGGGGATAAGGGGAGCCACGGCAGAGTTAGGGGTAGGACAGCTAATCCCAGGGGTGGAGGAGAGAAGGGCCGTGGTGTGGGTGAACGGaagactgggaaaagaaagtCCTTAACCATACACAAGTACCCTTCTCCAGCTCCTCAGAAAGCAAACTAAGAAAGCGATTGGGTTCCACATCAACCATCCTCTAGTGGAAGGGGATGCCTCCTCTCATCTAGGAGCGTCCTCACAACGAAGACATGACTGAGAACAGAGACATGACACTGGTAACAGAGGGGTTAAACACTCCTCCCGCAGCCTAGCAGGAGCTGGCCCAGCATCCTTCCCTATCCCTTTAATCGTATCTGATACAGATgcaaggctggggaggggaggcgggCAGGGAACAAagaagccatttaaaaaaaaaaaaaaaaaaaaggacaagaaaacGACCCCCGCGCTCCATGGCGGACGCCAGAATGATTGCACAAAGGCACCATTTCAGGGCTGAAATTTCACCGCACCAACGTGATTAAAGGATTCCAtggagggtggggggagaaggCTGAAGGCCACAGCGCTGCGAATTAACCTTTTCTTGGTAAGGATGGCCGGGATCAGGAAGCACTTGCGTTCTTTGGGGTCAACCCCCTTCCCACACCTGCAAGCATCTCCCCGATCCCTGTGACCTGtccttttgctcagggacctgtTCAGCCCTTGCGTTCTCGCCTCCGAAACCAGCCCCTCCTGCACACATCGCATCCCTGCACAGACCGAC comes from Anser cygnoides isolate HZ-2024a breed goose chromosome 1, Taihu_goose_T2T_genome, whole genome shotgun sequence and encodes:
- the SOX10 gene encoding transcription factor SOX-10, yielding MADDQDLSEVEMSPVGSEDHHCLSPGPSMASDNSPHLAGSGNGEMGKVKKEQQDSEADDDKFPVCIREAVSQVLSGYDWTLVPMPVRVNGSNKSKPHVKRPMNAFMVWAQAARRKLADQYPHLHNAELSKTLGKLWRLLNESDKRPFIEEAERLRMQHKKDHPDYKYQPRRRKNGKATQGEGEGQVEAEAGGAAAIQAHYKNAHLDHRHPGEGSPMSDGHPEHSSGQSHGPPTPPTTPKTELQAGKADSKREGRSLGEGGKPHIDFGNVDIGEISHEVMSNMETFDVNEFDQYLPPNGHAGHPGHVGGYAAAAAAGYGLGSALAAASGHSAWISKQHGVSLSAATSPVVDSKAQVKTEGSAPGGHYTDQPSTSQIAYTSLSLPHYGSAFPSISRPQFDYPDHQPSGPYYSHSSQASGLYSAFSYMGPSQRPLYTAISDPAPSVPQSHSPTHWEQPVYTTLSRP